The genomic region CGCAGAGACTCCTTGGTTTTCCGCAATGGCTTCTGTCACTTTTCAGCTTGTCATTCTGGATGGAGATGATTTCTCCTGGTTCTATATCCCTGATGAACGTACCCCCGATAGCGTCGATTGCACAGCTTTCACTGCTGACAAGATAATGTCCGTCGACACTGCCCAGGCACAGCGGCCTGAATCCGTTGGGGTCACGGGCTGCAAGCAGTTTTCCCTGGGTCATGACTGCAAGGGAGTAGGCACCTTTGATCTGGTCCATTGTCTTGGACAATGCCGCTTCGATCGTAGGTTCCTTCATTCTGTTTCCTGTAAGGATATAGGCAATTACTTCAGTGTCACTTGAGGTATGGAAGATGCAGCCGGCTTCTTCAAGCTGTCTTCTCAGCTGCATATCGTTGGTAAGGTTGCCGTTATGGGCAAGTGCCATGCTGCCTTCAAGATGGTTGATCACAAGTGGCTGGACATTTGCTCTCAGGCTGCTTCCTGTCGTACCATAACGGACATGTCCCAGTGCCATCTGGGCACCTGCCAGCATACTGAGCCTTGTAGTATCAAAAACTTCATTGACCAGACCCAGATCTTTATGTATACAGATCTGTCCGTTTTTGTTTACCGCAATTCCACAGCCTTCCTGTCCCCTGTGCTGGAGGGCAAACAGGCCATAGTAGGTATCAGTTGCAGGATCCCGCCCGCTTGTACCGCTGATGGCGAAGATCCCGCATTCTTCATGCAGCTTTTGCATTTAGTTTGCTCCGAAGATACGGTGATATACTTCCTGATAAGCCTCTTCGACATTCCCAAGATCCCTGCGGAACCTGTCCTTGTCAAGTTTTTCATTTGTCCTGGAATCCCAGAAACGGCAGGTATCAGGGGAAATCTCATCTGCCAGAATGATATTGCCTTCTTCATCCTTGCCGAATTCAAGCTTGAAATCGACCAATGTGATATCATGGTAGATGAAATATTGTTTCAGGACCCTGTTTATCTGGAAGGCATAGGTGGTGATGATGTCCAGGTCTTCTTCGGTTGCAAAGCCGAGTGCAAGGATATGATACCGGTTGACCATCGGGTCACCCAATGCATCATTCTTATAGCAGAATTCAAGCACGGGAGAAGCAAGGGCAGTGCCTTCTTCAAGGCCCAGACGCTTGGCAAGGGAACCCGCGGCTATGTTACGTACGATTACTTCCAATGGGACGATTTTTACCCGTTTGACCAAGGTCTGCCTGTCGTCCAGTTCCTTTTCCAAGTGTGTCGGAATCTCAGTAGTTTCCTCGATGACTCTCATTAGGTGATTGGAAAGC from Spirochaetia bacterium harbors:
- the purF gene encoding amidophosphoribosyltransferase, with the translated sequence MQKLHEECGIFAISGTSGRDPATDTYYGLFALQHRGQEGCGIAVNKNGQICIHKDLGLVNEVFDTTRLSMLAGAQMALGHVRYGTTGSSLRANVQPLVINHLEGSMALAHNGNLTNDMQLRRQLEEAGCIFHTSSDTEVIAYILTGNRMKEPTIEAALSKTMDQIKGAYSLAVMTQGKLLAARDPNGFRPLCLGSVDGHYLVSSESCAIDAIGGTFIRDIEPGEIISIQNDKLKSDRSHCGKPRSLCVFELIYFARPDSKLDGISVHKARIRAGGFLALEHPIQADVVIGVPDSGIDAAIGYARQSGIPYEIGLIKNKYIGRTFIQPGQGNRERAVSIKLNPITSVVNGKRVILIDDSIVRGTTSKRLVSLLRSKGAKEVHFLSAAPKFLYPCYFGTDIDSSENLFAYKYNDEEMKQILDVDSIGFLSTDNVSKLADIPSKGFCTACFTGKYPLQVDKTGRKDKYDRGTANE
- a CDS encoding phosphoribosylaminoimidazolesuccinocarboxamide synthase; this translates as MEKKELLYEGKAKKVWAVDEPGLCIVDYKDDATAFNGVKKGTITGKGVINNKLSNHLMRVIEETTEIPTHLEKELDDRQTLVKRVKIVPLEVIVRNIAAGSLAKRLGLEEGTALASPVLEFCYKNDALGDPMVNRYHILALGFATEEDLDIITTYAFQINRVLKQYFIYHDITLVDFKLEFGKDEEGNIILADEISPDTCRFWDSRTNEKLDKDRFRRDLGNVEEAYQEVYHRIFGAN